A window of the Aliivibrio salmonicida LFI1238 genome harbors these coding sequences:
- a CDS encoding 3'-5' exonuclease, with translation MTWKYFVPLSSSKNPAALANTVVVLDFETTGLSPNQGDRAIEIGAVKLENGVIVDRFQKLMNPGFRVSSFIANYTGITNAMLMGADDCATVMHEFADFIQGCNLVAHNASFDQRFLDAELDAIQRDYDGTFACSLLVSRRLTQEAPSHKLGELVAYHQIDNDGVFHRALADAEVTASLWQVLLDTLESDYAIKSPDFSLMQKIAKTPKGSIVQFLKKQG, from the coding sequence ATGACTTGGAAATATTTCGTGCCTTTAAGCTCTTCTAAAAACCCAGCCGCGCTTGCTAATACTGTTGTTGTTCTCGATTTCGAAACCACGGGTTTATCTCCAAACCAAGGCGATCGCGCCATAGAAATTGGTGCGGTGAAGCTAGAAAATGGCGTTATTGTTGATCGCTTTCAAAAATTGATGAATCCTGGTTTTAGAGTAAGCTCGTTCATTGCGAATTACACTGGCATTACCAATGCCATGCTGATGGGAGCGGATGATTGTGCCACGGTCATGCACGAGTTTGCGGACTTCATTCAAGGGTGTAATTTAGTGGCTCATAATGCCTCGTTTGATCAGCGTTTTTTAGATGCAGAGCTTGACGCGATTCAGCGAGATTATGATGGAACGTTCGCGTGTTCATTATTGGTATCAAGACGGCTGACTCAAGAAGCACCATCGCATAAGTTGGGAGAGTTAGTGGCTTATCATCAAATCGATAATGATGGTGTGTTCCACAGAGCGTTAGCCGATGCCGAAGTGACGGCTTCATTATGGCAAGTGCTGTTAGATACCCTAGAAAGCGATTATGCGATTAAAAGCCCTGATTTTTCATTAATGCAAAAAATCGCCAAAACCCCAAAAGGGTCAATCGTTCAATTTTTAAAGAAACAAGGCTAA
- a CDS encoding IS66-like element ISVsa2 family transposase, with product MTDKIKPLPDTIDELKALVLQLENKYNRLLEQFRLAQHQRFGKSSESDSTQFDLFNETEEEIIIENDDTQTITYTRQKPKRQRLPEDLPRTVIIHDIKDKTCKCCGLEMHAMGKDISEKLEFVPAKVEVIQHVRPKYACRNCEKNNTSVDIKQAPMPASPIPKGIATASLLAQIITAKFQYSLPLYRQETLFQQWGIIIGRRTMADWLIKCSVLFTPLNNELHRILLEQPTLHCDETTVNVLDVEKAKCYMWVYCSGYDSPGSGVLPGIVLYDYQSSRHGYHPVNFLKGYNGYLHTDGYQGYEQTEAILVGCWAHARRRFIEAQRVQVKGKTGSADWVLSKIQKLYRIESLLKEASPEAKYVARQTEARDLLKELRDWLDSAVSRVSPKTKLGEAISYTLNQWDKLVRYIDDGLLSIDNNRAERAVKPFVIGRKNWLFSGSTAGADSSAMLYSIVETAKANGLIPYDYIRYCLDRLCVGSPDIDSLLPWNVKDKV from the coding sequence ATGACTGATAAAATAAAACCACTTCCTGATACCATTGACGAGCTGAAAGCACTTGTGCTTCAGCTTGAAAATAAATATAACCGTCTTCTAGAGCAATTTCGGCTGGCTCAACATCAGCGCTTTGGTAAAAGCAGTGAATCTGACTCGACTCAATTTGATTTATTCAATGAAACAGAAGAAGAAATCATCATTGAAAATGATGACACACAAACGATTACCTACACTCGTCAAAAGCCAAAACGCCAACGCTTACCTGAAGACTTACCGCGTACTGTTATTATCCACGACATAAAAGATAAAACTTGTAAGTGTTGCGGTCTAGAGATGCATGCGATGGGTAAAGACATCAGTGAAAAGTTGGAATTTGTACCAGCTAAAGTGGAAGTTATTCAACATGTTCGTCCTAAATATGCTTGCCGAAATTGTGAAAAAAACAATACTTCAGTAGACATTAAACAAGCCCCAATGCCAGCGTCACCAATCCCTAAAGGGATTGCGACCGCAAGTTTACTTGCTCAAATTATTACGGCTAAATTTCAATACAGTCTTCCACTTTATCGTCAAGAAACGTTATTTCAGCAATGGGGTATCATTATTGGACGGCGAACGATGGCGGATTGGTTAATAAAATGCTCGGTACTATTTACCCCTCTTAATAACGAGTTACATCGTATTTTGCTTGAACAACCCACTCTGCATTGTGATGAAACAACGGTAAATGTGTTGGATGTTGAAAAAGCAAAATGTTATATGTGGGTCTACTGCTCTGGCTATGATTCTCCAGGCTCTGGTGTTTTGCCTGGAATTGTACTTTATGATTATCAATCTAGCAGGCATGGCTACCATCCAGTTAACTTTTTAAAAGGTTATAACGGGTATTTACATACCGATGGTTACCAAGGTTATGAACAAACTGAAGCGATTTTAGTTGGCTGTTGGGCACACGCACGTCGACGATTTATTGAGGCTCAACGTGTTCAAGTAAAAGGGAAAACAGGGAGTGCAGATTGGGTATTGAGTAAAATCCAAAAGCTATACCGGATCGAATCGTTATTAAAAGAGGCTTCCCCTGAAGCCAAGTATGTTGCTAGGCAGACAGAAGCCCGCGATTTACTTAAAGAGCTCCGTGATTGGCTTGATAGCGCAGTTAGTCGAGTATCACCTAAAACAAAATTAGGTGAGGCGATTAGCTATACATTAAATCAATGGGATAAATTAGTTCGTTATATTGATGATGGATTGTTATCTATTGATAACAATCGAGCAGAGCGAGCGGTTAAACCGTTTGTTATCGGCCGGAAAAACTGGTTATTTTCGGGTTCAACGGCTGGTGCAGATTCAAGTGCAATGCTTTACAGCATTGTAGAAACAGCAAAGGCAAACGGATTAATCCCTTACGATTATATTAGGTATTGTCTAGATCGTTTATGTGTTGGATCGCCAGATATCGATTCACTTTTACCTTGGAATGTAAAAGACAAGGTGTAG
- the tnpA gene encoding IS66 family insertion sequence element accessory protein TnpA, whose amino-acid sequence MQKDKKRTPEQWHALFESQQSSKLSAAEFCRNHNILPKTFSARKARWKQKINASTFLKVEALTSTIIATPQLPDIQLSIGKLRLTLPANTEPHWIGLLLKGYQS is encoded by the coding sequence ATGCAAAAAGATAAAAAGAGAACACCAGAGCAATGGCACGCTCTATTTGAATCTCAGCAATCTAGCAAGCTTAGTGCCGCTGAATTTTGTCGTAACCATAATATTCTGCCAAAGACATTTAGTGCACGTAAAGCACGATGGAAACAAAAGATTAACGCTTCTACTTTCTTGAAAGTAGAAGCGTTAACATCAACTATCATCGCCACTCCACAATTACCAGATATTCAACTTTCTATCGGAAAATTGCGATTAACATTGCCAGCTAATACTGAACCTCACTGGATAGGACTCTTATTAAAAGGGTATCAATCATGA
- a CDS encoding YdcF family protein has product MSLSLFTQLQRIWDYHLLNQPIKKSDAIFVLCSYDLRVAEHAAQLYLDGFAPLVIFSGAQGRATEGLFTLSEAETFANVAKDMGVPSSAILLETKATNTGENIFFTQDLLKEKNITLNSLLLVQKPYMERRLLATFLKNWNDIEFCISSPNIRFVDYPTDEVTFDHVASIILGELHRLKIYPTLGYQEQQTIPDDVWKAFENLTKLGFDE; this is encoded by the coding sequence ATGTCATTGTCTCTTTTTACTCAATTACAACGCATTTGGGATTATCATTTACTTAACCAACCGATAAAAAAAAGTGATGCCATTTTTGTTCTTTGTAGTTATGACTTACGTGTAGCTGAACATGCCGCTCAACTTTACTTAGATGGATTTGCTCCTTTAGTCATTTTTTCTGGTGCTCAAGGCCGTGCAACTGAAGGCTTATTTACGTTGAGCGAAGCAGAAACTTTTGCTAATGTCGCCAAAGATATGGGGGTCCCCTCTTCCGCTATATTACTCGAAACAAAAGCCACTAATACTGGTGAAAATATATTCTTCACTCAAGATTTACTGAAAGAAAAAAATATTACTCTTAATTCATTATTACTTGTACAAAAACCTTATATGGAAAGACGCTTATTAGCCACCTTTCTAAAAAATTGGAACGATATAGAATTTTGTATAAGTTCGCCTAATATTAGATTTGTAGATTACCCAACAGATGAGGTTACTTTTGATCATGTCGCGAGTATTATTTTAGGTGAATTACATCGACTAAAAATTTACCCTACACTTGGGTATCAAGAACAACAAACGATTCCTGATGATGTATGGAAAGCATTTGAAAACTTAACCAAACTAGGGTTTGATGAATAA
- a CDS encoding chemotaxis protein CheV — protein sequence MSGMLSSVDQRTQLVGENRLELLLFKLNTAQIFAINVFKVKEILKVPKLTRLPGSHHHIAGVASLRGESVPVIDLRGAIGMKPMEIDEDTNLIITEYNRSTQGFLVGQVQNIINTTWADIQPPPKTVGRHNYLTAITQVEVEPKQSRIVEIIDVEKVLAEIIDYDISISEGVLDENLIHHMHGRKVLTVDDSSTARAQVRSTLQQLGLEVIECSDGLQALNLLKRWCDEGKVVTDEILLMITDAEMPEMDGYRLTHEIRNDPRMRDLFITLNTSLSGSFNDAMVQKVGCDRFISKFQPDLIVGVVQDRLSQII from the coding sequence ATGAGTGGAATGTTAAGTAGCGTTGATCAACGTACCCAACTAGTGGGTGAAAATCGATTGGAGTTATTGCTGTTTAAGCTTAATACAGCCCAAATTTTTGCGATTAATGTATTTAAAGTAAAAGAGATCCTTAAGGTTCCTAAATTAACAAGGCTGCCGGGTTCGCATCATCATATTGCCGGAGTCGCAAGCTTACGTGGTGAGTCTGTTCCTGTTATCGATTTACGTGGTGCGATTGGCATGAAGCCAATGGAGATCGATGAAGACACTAACTTGATCATTACTGAATATAATCGCTCAACTCAGGGCTTTTTAGTTGGTCAAGTTCAAAATATTATAAATACAACATGGGCTGATATTCAACCGCCACCAAAAACCGTGGGTCGTCATAATTATTTAACGGCAATTACGCAAGTGGAAGTTGAACCAAAACAAAGCCGGATTGTTGAGATTATTGATGTTGAAAAAGTCTTAGCTGAAATTATTGACTATGATATATCGATCTCTGAAGGCGTTTTAGATGAAAACCTTATTCATCATATGCACGGGCGTAAAGTATTAACGGTTGATGACTCAAGCACTGCGCGTGCACAAGTTCGTAGTACATTACAACAGCTAGGTTTAGAGGTAATAGAATGTAGTGATGGTCTACAAGCCTTGAATTTATTAAAACGATGGTGTGATGAAGGTAAAGTGGTGACTGATGAGATTTTGTTGATGATCACGGATGCTGAAATGCCAGAAATGGATGGCTACCGTTTAACGCATGAGATTCGAAATGATCCACGTATGAGAGATTTGTTCATTACATTGAATACATCATTAAGTGGCAGTTTTAACGATGCTATGGTACAGAAAGTAGGGTGTGATCGTTTTATTTCTAAGTTTCAACCAGACTTAATTGTGGGTGTCGTGCAAGATCGCTTATCTCAAATAATTTAA
- a CDS encoding TetR/AcrR family transcriptional regulator — MAKSAKFNRDDVIEKATNLYWEKGFHATSMRNLQDVIDMRPGSIYATFGSKEGLFKEVLNKYTEMGVAHIAECKANTTSPLSALKEFVTLNIIGNKGPLPSRMCMLAKTIAELTEENAELLAEAKKMLVIMEGQFITLLEEAQQQGELSKDKDVAQLARFVQVQIMGLRAYACASNGDAPLEKMIDDMFVSL; from the coding sequence ATGGCAAAATCAGCCAAATTTAACAGAGATGATGTGATTGAAAAAGCCACCAATCTTTATTGGGAAAAAGGCTTTCACGCCACATCAATGCGTAATCTTCAAGACGTGATTGATATGCGCCCTGGCAGTATTTACGCGACATTTGGCAGTAAAGAAGGGCTATTCAAAGAAGTATTAAACAAATACACCGAAATGGGTGTTGCCCACATTGCTGAATGCAAAGCGAATACGACATCGCCTTTGTCTGCTTTAAAAGAGTTTGTCACGTTGAATATTATTGGCAATAAAGGGCCACTACCAAGCCGTATGTGTATGCTGGCAAAAACGATTGCAGAATTAACGGAAGAAAACGCAGAATTGCTCGCTGAAGCAAAGAAAATGCTCGTTATCATGGAAGGTCAATTTATTACTTTGTTAGAAGAAGCACAGCAGCAAGGTGAGTTAAGCAAAGACAAAGATGTGGCTCAATTGGCACGTTTTGTTCAAGTACAAATTATGGGATTAAGAGCTTATGCTTGTGCAAGTAATGGCGATGCACCTTTAGAGAAAATGATTGATGATATGTTTGTGTCACTCTAA
- a CDS encoding IS66-like element ISVsa2 family transposase: MTDKIKPLPDTIDELKALVLQLENKYNRLLEQFRLAQHQRFGKSSESDSTQFDLFNETEEEIIIENDDTQTITYTRQKPKRQRLPEDLPRTVIIHDIKDKTCKCCGLEMHAMGKDISEKLEFVPAKVEVIQHVRPKYACRNCEKNNTSVDIKQAPMPASPIPKGIATASLLAQIITAKFQYSLPLYRQETLFQQWGIIIGRRTMADWLIKCSVLFTPLNNELHRILIEQPTLHCDETTVNVLDVEKAKCYMWVYCSGYDSPGSGVLPGIVLYDYQSSRHGYHPVNFLKGYNGYLHTDGYQGYEQTEAMLVGCWAHARRRFIEAQRVQVKGKTGSADWVLSKIQKLYRIESLLKEASPEAKYVARQTEARDLLKELRDWLDSAVSRVSPKTKLGEAISYTLNQWDKLVRYIDDGLLSIDNNRAERAVKPFVIGRKNWLFSGSTAGADSSAMLYSIVETAKANGLIPYDYIRYCLDRLCVGSPDIDSLLPWNVKDKV; the protein is encoded by the coding sequence ATGACTGATAAAATAAAACCACTTCCTGATACCATTGACGAGCTGAAAGCACTTGTGCTTCAGCTTGAAAATAAATATAACCGTCTTCTAGAGCAATTTCGGCTGGCTCAACATCAGCGCTTTGGTAAAAGCAGTGAATCTGACTCGACTCAATTTGATTTATTCAATGAAACAGAAGAAGAAATCATCATTGAAAATGATGACACACAAACGATTACCTACACTCGTCAAAAGCCAAAACGCCAACGCTTACCTGAAGACTTACCGCGTACTGTTATTATCCACGACATAAAAGATAAAACTTGTAAGTGTTGCGGTCTAGAGATGCATGCGATGGGTAAAGACATCAGTGAAAAGTTGGAATTTGTACCAGCTAAAGTGGAAGTTATTCAACATGTTCGTCCTAAATATGCTTGCCGAAATTGTGAAAAAAACAATACTTCAGTAGACATTAAACAAGCCCCAATGCCAGCGTCACCAATCCCTAAAGGGATTGCGACCGCAAGTTTACTTGCTCAAATTATTACGGCTAAATTTCAATACAGTCTTCCACTTTATCGTCAAGAAACGTTATTTCAGCAATGGGGTATCATTATTGGACGGCGAACGATGGCGGATTGGTTAATAAAATGCTCGGTACTATTTACCCCTCTTAATAACGAGTTACATCGTATTTTGATTGAACAACCCACTCTGCATTGTGATGAAACAACGGTAAATGTGTTGGATGTTGAAAAAGCAAAATGTTATATGTGGGTCTACTGCTCTGGCTATGATTCTCCAGGCTCTGGTGTTTTGCCTGGAATTGTACTTTATGATTATCAATCTAGCAGGCATGGCTACCATCCAGTTAACTTTTTAAAAGGTTATAACGGGTATTTACATACCGATGGTTACCAAGGTTATGAACAAACTGAAGCGATGTTAGTTGGCTGTTGGGCACACGCACGTCGACGATTTATTGAGGCTCAACGTGTTCAAGTAAAAGGGAAAACAGGGAGTGCAGATTGGGTATTGAGTAAAATCCAAAAGCTATACCGGATCGAATCGTTATTAAAAGAGGCTTCCCCTGAAGCCAAGTATGTTGCTAGGCAGACAGAAGCCCGCGATTTACTTAAAGAGCTCCGTGATTGGCTTGATAGCGCAGTTAGTCGAGTATCACCTAAAACAAAATTAGGTGAGGCGATTAGCTATACATTAAATCAATGGGATAAATTAGTTCGTTATATTGATGATGGATTGTTATCTATTGATAACAATCGAGCAGAGCGAGCGGTTAAACCGTTTGTTATCGGCCGGAAAAACTGGTTATTTTCGGGTTCAACGGCTGGTGCAGATTCAAGTGCAATGCTTTACAGCATTGTAGAAACAGCAAAGGCAAACGGATTAATCCCTTACGATTATATTAGGTATTGTCTAGATCGTTTATGTGTTGGATCGCCAGATATCGATTCACTTTTACCTTGGAATGTAAAAGACAAGGTGTAG
- the soxR gene encoding redox-sensitive transcriptional activator SoxR: protein MLNEKTLLTIGMLSERSGVADSALRFYETKNLIASIRTAGNQRRFHPSMLRRIALIQVAQLVGFTLEEITKELADLPMKETATRRDWEKVAKKWQKDLDKKIEQIQSLKENLTGCIGCGCLSMDRCQLLNPDDILHEEGNGAQRLLLK from the coding sequence ATGTTAAATGAAAAAACATTGCTGACGATCGGCATGCTTTCAGAGCGAAGTGGTGTTGCCGATTCTGCATTGCGATTCTATGAAACTAAAAATCTCATTGCCTCTATCCGAACGGCAGGAAATCAGCGCCGTTTTCATCCGTCAATGTTAAGGCGCATTGCGCTTATTCAAGTGGCTCAGCTTGTTGGTTTTACGCTAGAAGAAATAACGAAAGAGTTAGCTGACTTACCCATGAAGGAAACGGCGACAAGACGTGATTGGGAAAAGGTCGCAAAGAAATGGCAAAAAGATCTCGATAAAAAAATTGAACAAATCCAGTCTCTTAAAGAAAACTTAACCGGATGTATTGGCTGTGGTTGTTTGAGTATGGATAGATGTCAGTTATTAAACCCTGATGATATTTTGCATGAAGAGGGCAATGGTGCTCAACGCTTGTTATTAAAATAA
- the sstT gene encoding serine/threonine transporter SstT, which yields MSPAQPLLVRMMNTNIVLQILVGIIAGVALAVLAPDLAVSAGLFGQLFVSALKAVAPILVFILVASSIANQKRGQDSNMKPVVVLYLVGTFCASLTAVAMSFIFPTTLSLVTDAATNSAPEGIMEVLHTLLFKIIDNPINALMTGNFIGILGWAIALGLGLHSASDATKKVFIDLSNCISSIVTVVIRFAPIGIFGLVSSTFAETGFDALAGYSHLLAVLLGSMAFIALVVNPLIVFIRTKRNPYPLVFLCLRESGVTAFFTRSSAANIPVNMALCERLNLHKDTYSVSIPLGATINMAGAAITITVLTLAAVHTVGVQVDLPTALLLSLVAAVSACGASGVAGGSLLLIPLACSLFGIPNEIAMQVVAVGFIIGVVQDSAETALNSSTDVLFTTAACRTAENPYKPLIQETN from the coding sequence ATGTCACCAGCACAACCCCTACTCGTTCGAATGATGAATACTAACATCGTTCTTCAGATACTCGTCGGTATTATTGCCGGTGTTGCTCTTGCTGTACTTGCTCCAGATCTTGCTGTTTCTGCCGGTCTTTTTGGTCAATTATTTGTTAGTGCGCTAAAAGCAGTTGCACCAATTCTTGTCTTTATTCTAGTAGCATCATCGATTGCAAATCAGAAACGTGGACAAGACTCAAATATGAAGCCTGTGGTTGTTTTGTATTTAGTCGGTACCTTTTGTGCTTCATTAACCGCTGTAGCAATGAGTTTTATTTTTCCAACGACTCTCTCTCTTGTTACTGATGCGGCAACGAACAGTGCACCAGAAGGCATAATGGAAGTTCTACATACACTTCTATTCAAAATTATTGATAACCCAATTAATGCGTTAATGACGGGCAACTTCATTGGTATCTTAGGTTGGGCAATCGCTTTAGGCTTAGGTCTTCACTCTGCTTCTGATGCAACAAAGAAAGTATTCATTGACCTTTCAAACTGTATATCAAGCATTGTAACGGTCGTTATTCGTTTTGCACCTATCGGTATCTTTGGTTTGGTTTCTAGCACATTTGCAGAAACAGGCTTTGATGCATTAGCAGGTTACTCTCACCTACTGGCGGTTCTACTTGGTTCAATGGCATTTATCGCATTAGTCGTTAATCCATTAATCGTATTTATCCGCACAAAACGTAATCCTTACCCATTGGTATTTTTATGCTTACGTGAAAGTGGTGTAACCGCATTCTTCACTCGTAGTTCAGCAGCAAACATCCCAGTAAACATGGCATTATGTGAGCGTTTAAACCTACATAAAGATACCTATTCAGTATCGATTCCACTAGGTGCAACAATTAACATGGCTGGTGCCGCGATTACCATTACCGTTCTTACGCTAGCAGCGGTTCATACGGTTGGTGTTCAGGTTGATTTACCTACGGCATTACTGCTTAGTTTAGTGGCTGCGGTTTCGGCGTGTGGTGCTTCTGGTGTTGCTGGTGGTTCATTATTACTTATCCCATTAGCATGTAGCTTATTTGGTATCCCTAACGAAATTGCAATGCAAGTGGTTGCTGTTGGTTTCATCATCGGTGTAGTTCAAGATTCAGCTGAAACCGCCCTAAACAGCTCGACAGACGTTCTTTTCACTACAGCAGCATGTCGCACTGCAGAAAACCCATACAAACCTCTAATACAAGAAACAAACTAA
- the tnpA gene encoding IS66 family insertion sequence element accessory protein TnpA, whose translation MQKDKKRTPEQWHALFESQQSSKLSAAEFCRNHNILPKTFSARKARWKQKINASTFLKVEALTSTIIATP comes from the coding sequence ATGCAAAAAGATAAAAAGAGAACACCAGAGCAATGGCACGCTCTATTTGAATCTCAGCAATCTAGCAAGCTTAGTGCCGCTGAATTTTGTCGTAACCATAATATTCTGCCAAAGACATTTAGTGCACGTAAAGCACGATGGAAACAAAAGATTAACGCTTCTACTTTCTTGAAAGTAGAAGCGTTAACATCAACTATCATCGCCACTCCATAA
- a CDS encoding TIGR02450 family Trp-rich protein yields MNQINPKKLLNSKWTAVNPIKKEKHFLITEIEFEDNEVTHCLIEAVITKRAESLDWKELKDQENWLSGWK; encoded by the coding sequence ATGAATCAAATTAATCCCAAAAAACTCTTAAATAGTAAATGGACGGCCGTTAATCCGATCAAAAAAGAAAAACATTTTTTAATTACTGAAATTGAATTTGAAGACAATGAAGTAACACATTGTTTAATAGAAGCCGTAATAACAAAACGAGCAGAATCTCTGGATTGGAAAGAATTAAAAGACCAAGAAAATTGGCTTTCAGGTTGGAAATAA
- the glgX gene encoding glycogen debranching protein GlgX, translating to MITNQAFPYPLGANLKAHGCNFSVHYASDYPLTLVIFNNDGSHQEYPFTEEYGAIKYTFIEGVTAGCIYAFKIIKDKEELLLLDPYAKALANTPHYQTPYTSEQSWTLAQSVVINNEFDWQQTSRPMIPHSETILLETHVKGFTLLNTKVKEEVRGTYLGLADPANIAHLKQQGITSIQLLPVAACMHEPHLLDMKMVNYWGYNPLSFMAPDPRYAKNDAVIELKTAVRELHKNNIEVILDVVYNHTAEGGNGGSIFNLKGLDQDYYLHHHGNYTNYTGCGNTLDITHQASLNLVMDTLRYWVEQYHIDGFRFDLAATLGREYDQFNPNNAFFKAVAQDPILQRVKMIAEPWDIGPNGYQVGEFPDGWNECCDKYRDTTKSFWRGEQNHIKSLATRLMGSRDLVSASRWPHKLPVNYVSYHDGFTLQDLVSYKDRHNHANGENNRDGHGDNRSDNYGIEGTTSNPRIIALREKQKRNMMTTLLFSFGIPHLLAADACSHTQQGNNNAYCQDSTISWVNWSLNRNAKEFKAWLAEMIHARQTHMAPIINAFSGSRRNGQKVEWYAPDGHVMNHSDWHGAKSLCLHLNVDNGNKELLIIINQANTATQFILPEATEQRRWLLICDTQYNKLTSKQTLFDYSLSPLSIAIFATQ from the coding sequence GTGATTACCAACCAAGCTTTCCCTTACCCTTTAGGTGCAAACCTAAAAGCACACGGATGTAATTTTTCAGTTCACTATGCTTCTGATTATCCATTAACATTAGTGATTTTCAATAATGATGGTAGCCATCAAGAATACCCATTTACTGAAGAATACGGTGCTATAAAATATACCTTTATCGAAGGTGTTACTGCTGGCTGCATTTATGCTTTTAAAATCATAAAAGATAAAGAAGAATTATTACTTCTTGATCCTTATGCAAAAGCATTAGCTAATACACCTCATTATCAAACACCCTATACCTCAGAGCAAAGTTGGACACTGGCACAATCCGTCGTTATTAATAATGAATTTGATTGGCAGCAAACCTCAAGACCAATGATCCCCCACTCTGAAACTATCTTACTAGAAACCCATGTAAAAGGGTTTACCCTACTTAACACTAAGGTAAAAGAAGAAGTTCGGGGAACTTACCTTGGTTTAGCGGATCCTGCTAATATTGCACATTTAAAACAGCAAGGGATTACTTCAATCCAGCTACTTCCTGTTGCTGCTTGTATGCACGAACCACATTTACTTGATATGAAAATGGTCAATTATTGGGGGTACAATCCACTCTCATTCATGGCTCCAGATCCAAGGTACGCAAAAAACGATGCCGTTATAGAATTAAAAACTGCCGTTAGAGAGCTTCATAAAAACAACATCGAAGTCATTTTAGATGTTGTTTATAACCATACGGCAGAGGGAGGTAATGGCGGCTCAATATTTAATTTAAAAGGATTAGATCAGGACTATTATCTGCACCACCACGGTAACTACACTAACTATACAGGTTGTGGGAATACACTCGACATTACGCATCAAGCAAGCTTAAATTTAGTCATGGACACTTTACGCTACTGGGTAGAACAATATCATATTGATGGTTTTAGATTTGATTTAGCCGCTACATTAGGCCGAGAATATGACCAATTTAACCCCAACAATGCTTTCTTCAAAGCAGTCGCTCAAGATCCTATTCTTCAAAGAGTGAAGATGATTGCAGAACCTTGGGACATTGGCCCTAACGGTTACCAAGTAGGGGAGTTCCCTGATGGTTGGAACGAATGTTGTGATAAGTATCGCGACACGACAAAAAGCTTTTGGCGCGGTGAACAAAATCACATCAAATCCTTAGCGACACGACTTATGGGATCTCGAGATCTGGTTAGTGCTTCACGATGGCCTCACAAATTACCCGTAAATTACGTCAGTTATCATGATGGATTTACACTGCAAGATTTGGTCAGTTATAAAGATCGTCATAATCATGCGAATGGCGAAAATAATCGAGATGGACATGGCGATAATCGCTCAGATAATTATGGTATTGAAGGGACGACCAGTAATCCAAGGATTATTGCTCTACGTGAAAAACAAAAACGGAATATGATGACGACCCTTCTGTTCAGTTTTGGCATTCCACACTTACTCGCTGCTGATGCTTGCTCACATACACAGCAAGGGAATAATAACGCGTATTGCCAAGACAGTACTATTAGCTGGGTTAACTGGTCACTCAATCGAAATGCAAAAGAATTCAAAGCATGGTTGGCTGAGATGATTCACGCTCGTCAAACGCATATGGCTCCGATAATAAATGCATTCAGTGGTTCGAGAAGAAATGGACAGAAAGTTGAATGGTACGCGCCTGATGGGCATGTGATGAACCACAGTGATTGGCATGGAGCTAAATCATTATGCTTGCATCTCAATGTTGATAATGGGAATAAAGAATTATTGATCATTATTAATCAGGCAAATACAGCGACTCAATTTATACTTCCTGAAGCCACAGAACAGCGTCGTTGGTTGTTAATTTGTGATACTCAATACAATAAATTGACGTCAAAACAAACCCTATTTGACTATAGTTTGTCACCTCTTTCTATTGCTATCTTCGCGACACAATAA